In one window of Leptidea sinapis chromosome 31, ilLepSina1.1, whole genome shotgun sequence DNA:
- the LOC126974004 gene encoding dnaJ homolog subfamily C member 30, mitochondrial translates to MMSYILIQNNPRLAVSTAFRALGTTARACANHYDVLGITPKANQNEIKSAYYKLSKLYHPDISKDEETDKKFRAITEAYKVLGNIGLKRLYDKGLLVGKENTTRMDYKPDPEPTDPTLKFYKSRVSRHVPTIDGRTPIYDFDTWSKEHYGNILKKNEQAKRAVKTKEENRKIKHDSIRQEATMFVICTITFLFLTLTVFGKPEYDRNKISHRHSGSKDS, encoded by the exons ATGATGAGTTACATATTAATCCAAAATAATCCAAGGTTAGCTGTAAGCACAGCCTTTCGTGCCCTTGGTACGACGGCACGAGCCTGTGCAAACCACTATGATGTTCTTGGAATTACGCCCAAAGCGAATCAAAACGAAATCAAATCAGCCTATTATAAATTGTCAAAGTTATATCACCCAGACATATCCAAG gATGAGGAAACTGATAAAAAGTTTAGAGCCATCACAGAAGCATACAAAGTCCTAGGAAATATAGGCCTAAAAAGATTATATGACAAAG ggcTACTGGTTGGTAAAGAAAATACAACAAGGATGGACTACAAGCCAGATCCAGAGCCTACTGATCCAACGTTAAAGTTCTACAAATCACGTGTTTCAAGACATGTCCCTACTATAGATGGGAGGACACCCATTTATGATTTTGACACATG GTCAAAAGAACACTATGGCAATATCTTAAAGAAGAATGAACAAGCTAAAAGAGCAGTAAAAACAAAGGAAGAGaacagaaaaataaaacatgatTCAATTCGTCAGGAGGCAACAATGTTTGTTATTTGTACTATCACCTTTCTTTTCCTAACACTAACCGTGTTTGGGAAACCCGAGTatgatagaaataaaatatctcATAGACACTCTGGGAGCAAAGATAGTTGA
- the LOC126974001 gene encoding vacuolar protein sorting-associated protein 37B has protein sequence MIQPDFPSAMGLLAHLNSDELKEMLNDDAKFDLVLKDVKQVKDWETEKEMIIASNRSLAEYNLSKEPELEKIKSEIQQESEVGESLCSHIQELLNEYKTKSAGISPDTTLALLQTASAETEEQSENIAQDFLSGKIDVDKFLEEFEPIRKIMHLRKFKAEKMSDLLRSGGQNMYGNGFSKPYLPYPSYNAPQNVPYPVGPLNMPMPGMYGNHF, from the exons ATGATACAGCCAGATTTTCCCTCGGCAATGGGTCTTTTAGCCCATCTCAACTCGGATGAACTAAAAGAAATGCTGAACGACGACGCTAAGTTTGATTTAGTTCTTAAAGACGTTAAACAA GTGAAAGATTGGGAAACTGAAAAAGAAATGATCATTGCTAGCAATAGATCACTAGCTGAATACAATTTGAGTAAAGAACCTGAACTGGAAAAGATAAAAAGTGAAATTCAACAAGAATCAGAAGTAGGTGAAAGTCTATGCAGCCACATTCAAGAACTGCTCAATGAATATA AAACAAAGTCTGCTGGGATATCTCCTGATACTACACTGGCATTACTACAAACAGCTTCAGCAGAAACTGAAGAGCAATCAGAGAATATAGCACAGGACTTTCTCTCAGGCAAAATTGATGTAGATAAATTCCTGGAAGAGTTTGAACCAATACGAAAGATAATGCACTTACGAAAATTCAAAGCAGAGAAGATGAGTGATTTATTAAGAAGTGGAGGACAGAATATGTATGGGAATGGATTCTCAAAACCATATCTACCCTATCCCAGTTACAATGCTCCACAAAATGTACCTTATCCAGTAGGCCCATTAAATATGCCTATGCCTGGCATGTATGGAAACCACTTCTAA